Genomic window (Dyadobacter fanqingshengii):
ACGAAAAGCTTATAATTTTCCCAAATCAGTCTTAATGTAATCAATCCATTTATGTCTTGGGATATGTCTTAGGTCATGCTCCGGTACAAAACCTGTCTTATTGGTAGGCTTAGTATCTGTCCAGGCAGCCTTACGGTCAGGAATCAAAAGATAATAATCTTCGAACGGCAATTTGGTTTGCTGTGAAACCCCCATATAATCCATCATACCCAATGTACGCTCTCCATATCTTTTTATTTTCTTGCTTTGCATTGAAATATAAAAAAAGTACTCGGTCGAACTTCCTCCCAGGTCGTCAAAGACCAAAGCTATTTTTTCAGGGGTTTTCAGGATAGAATCTGAATACAAAGTAAGGGATGGCAACGAATAGAATTGATCCTTCGAAAGGGGAATCTCTTCATAAGCCTTTTTGTACTGGTCAAGAACCGTAGGGGTGTAAGATCGCATCAATCTCGTATCTTTAGGTGGCTTCTCATACGTCGTTTTTATGCCGGGAAGATTTGATTCTATGTTGTCCGGGGATAACCTTAAATAGGTGTTACCCTGCACGATCGGCTGCGTGTAAAAGTAGGGAAGCAGATAGGTCCAGCCCGAATTGCCACCGCCATTGCCTCTCAAATCCACAATCAGGTTTTTCGTAGACCTGATCAGAGAGTCATTTTTTTGAATGATCTCTTTGATCTTGTCGTCACGATTGAATGAGCCAATTGACAGTAAGACATGATCGTTATCCAACTTTTTGCAATCAAGCCCAAAGTTATAGTTGCGCCATGTTAGAAATTCAGATCTTTCATACTCAGTGATCGTTGATGGATAAGCTTTTGCCCATACCTCGAAATTCCAGACAAATAAAAGTCCACCACGTTGCCTAACAGGAAAATCGGGAGTCATCCAATC
Coding sequences:
- a CDS encoding S41 family peptidase translates to MKVKGLSIFFCISLVLYTCHTVSAQQQCNCLANLDTTIKKTELNYVGYPDMIARKLLPQYTRQVAKLRKDAAKESDPVKCFPILNAYVSFFNDKHFDIEYSITDTTRFQYNYLNEDAFKKDFTTQKRDSIEGIWVNPDSSMKLAVQKISPTLYQAVVLQSKDPKIKPGLVYYTFTRDKNGFVFNRYDWMTPDFPVRQRGGLLFVWNFEVWAKAYPSTITEYERSEFLTWRNYNFGLDCKKLDNDHVLLSIGSFNRDDKIKEIIQKNDSLIRSTKNLIVDLRGNGGGNSGWTYLLPYFYTQPIVQGNTYLRLSPDNIESNLPGIKTTYEKPPKDTRLMRSYTPTVLDQYKKAYEEIPLSKDQFYSLPSLTLYSDSILKTPEKIALVFDDLGGSSTEYFFYISMQSKKIKRYGERTLGMMDYMGVSQQTKLPFEDYYLLIPDRKAAWTDTKPTNKTGFVPEHDLRHIPRHKWIDYIKTDLGKL